TACAGAGGGATCTTAATGAGCTTCTCGAAGCGTATGAGTTGCGCCTCGAACCCGTCAACTGGAAGGACCTGTTGAATATCTTGATGCGCTCGATGGATGCGCAGATTTATCGCTATCAGCATCCCGACGATATTGAAATTCTTCGTCGCACCAAAGCCAAGAACCAGTGGGAGCTTCTAAAGCTCCGCGAAGGATTGGAGTATTTCTGGCTTGATCCTCACACTTATTGGTTCCCGAGTGTCGACGCCATCAGCTTTGTCGCCGTCAACACGAAGACGTCACAGATCGTGATCGTCTCCCACGGTGAACGCAACTAAGCTTACTTACTTTTAAAAAGATGGAGCATTTCGAAGAGAGCGTCCATCACAGCGAGAGCGGTAATGTCGGCGTGATCAAACGGAGGAGAAAGTTCCACCACGTCGCCGCCGACAAGATTTGGAATGTGTAAAGCACGGAAGATGCGTTGCACTTCGTAAGTTGTTAAACCGCCTGGCACAGGTGTTCCTGTTCCAGGCGCGCAACTTGGATCGAGATTGTCGATGTCGTAGCTGATGTAGGTTGGCGTTTCGTCAAAGACTGGAAGTGTTCGCAAAAATTCGTTGATCGGTTGATTGCGAATTTCATCCACAGTGATAACGCGAATGCCGTGTTTATTTACGAAATTCAAGTCGTCACCCCCCGCCAAGGGGCCGCGAATTCCGATTTGCACCATCTTTGTTGGATCTACTAAGCCCTCTTCGACAGCGTGACGAGCAAAAGCACCGTGATGGTATTCCTGTCCCCATGCCGCAGGATACGTGTCCAAGTGCGCATCGAAATGAATGAACGCCAAGGGTTTACCGTATTTTTTGCGAAGCGCTCTTAAAACCGGTAAAGTTGTAGAGTGATCTCCGCCCACTGCTAAAAACTTTTTATTATTCCGCAAAACCTCACCGACGAATTTTTCAATGCGCTCGTATGTTTGCGCTTGATCGATTGGAACCGTCGGGCAATCACCGATATCCGCCACTTTCAATTTTTCAAAAAAGTTTTCGGCGCGAGTCATGTGGAAGCCGCGACCGAGGCTTGAGACCTCACGGACTTTGGAAGGAGCAAAGCGCGCCCCGGGACGATAAGAAACACCTCCGTCATAAGGAATGCCGAACATACCCACGTCATAGTCTGCGTCGACAGCTACATAAGGCAATCTGAAGAAAGTTTTAATCGCGGAAAAGCGGGGAAACTCACGTCCACTTAGGGGTTTGTATTCCATATTGACTCCTCAATGACTCGAAGAATACATTACCGCGAATGACGGCAAAAGACGACTATAAACTCGACCACAAGCTGCTTACGCAATGGTACAAAAAGAACCAACGTGCCTTGCCTTGGAGAGAAAATAAAGACCCCTATCGTATTTGGCTTTCCGAGGTCATGCTGCAACAAACCACAGTCGTTGCGGTCATTCCTTACTTCGAGAAATTTCTTAAAAAGTTCCCGACGGTTCATAACCTCGCAAAAGCACCAGAAAGCGAAGTCTTGGAAGCTTGGGCGGGCTTGGGTTATTACTCACGCGCGCGCAATCTGCACAAAGCCGCGAAGGCTCTGGCAGAGAATGGCTTTCCACAAACAGCGGCGGAACTTTTGGAACTTCCGGGTTTTGGTCCCTACACTTCTCGTGCGGTGGCGAGTATCGCCTTCGGAGAAAAAGTGGGCGTTCTTGACGGGAATGTCATTCGAGTTTTGTCGCGCCGTTATGGCTTGAAGCTGGAATGGTGGAACAACAAAGGCCGTGCGCAATTACAAAACATTTCAGACGACTTGTCGTTGTTGGGCCAAGCTGACGTCGTCAATCAAGCGTTGATGGAGTTAGGCGCGACGGTCTGCACTCCGCAAAAAGTAATGTGCTTAATGTGTCCTTGGTCAGGCACGTGTGTGGCGCGCGAGAAAAATCTGGTCGAAAAGTTACCACTTAAAAAACCGCGCAAAGAAAGCGAAGTCTGGGTCTGGAAGCCCCTTGTCGCGATCAAAGACCAAAAGGTCGCTTTAGTGAAGAACGATTATGCGCCTTTTTTGAAAGGACAGATGATTTTCCCTGGCGAAATCTCCATGGAAAAAAACAAGCCCAAAGCCTATGATGCCAAACACAACATTACACATCATGATATCTTTATTCAGGTCTCCCAGAAAAAATCTGTGACTGGTAAAAATATCGAATGGGTGAAGTTGAGTGAACTAAAAAAGGTCAACCCTTCATCACTCCTTCAGAAAGTGCTGCATAAGGTAGAGGTATGATGTTGAAAAGTGGGAAGCTCGCAGTCCTTGTTGTTTTTATGGTGGGCTGCTCTCATCTCAGTGTGACCAAAGATGTTTTAACTCCCGACTTCCTTCTTGCGAAAGGCACTAAGCAGGTTACGTTCTTGGGCGATAACGATCACCCGCGTTTTTCCGAAGATGCCACGCGCATTCTTTATGTCAGTCGCAATCGCGGCAGCCACAAAGGCGCGCAAATCTATGAAATGGATCTTAATAAAAACAAAGAACGTCGCGTGACTTTTTCTGACGGCGACGCCTTTGACGCCGTTTACGTCAGCGAATCAGAAATTCTTTACGCCTCGACGACTGACGAAATTAAAGAAAGTCCGTTGTTAAATAAAACTTTCAACAAAGAATTTCCGCCGTCAGATCTTTACATGAGCGACGCTTATGGAAACAATATTTTGCGACTGACGCAGCAGCCGGGTTTTGACGGCGAACCCTTGTTTCTTCCTCACGCGACCAGGCCCTCGATTTATTTCACGTCTCGTCGCGGAGATCTTGCGGGTATTTATAAACTGGATTTGAAACAAGTGCCTGTCAGTTTGATCTCGGCACAAAAGGAAAAAGAAAAGCGTTTTCCGGCGGCCACTCCCGATCAAACGCGCCTGGCTTGGGTGGAAAAAGATTTGAAGAGCGAAGAACAAAGCCTTGTTCTTTTCAAATTGAAAGGAAAAATCCCCTTCGTTTTAAAAAGCGGTGAAGGACAATATCGCGAGTTGTTTTTTGCTCCTCGGCCTCCGCTGCGTTTGTTTTACAGCGTTTTGCGTAAAGGCGAAAAGCAATACCAAATTGAAGTCTATGACATTGAAAAGCAGTGCACGCAGGTTGTTTTCAAAGGCAAAGACTCCTTATTCTCCCCGGTTATTTCCAGTGAAAATCCGGAAAGAATGGCGTTTGCTCGTTCTTTTCAAGATAAGCGACAAATTTACATAGCCCCCGTTCCCACGGATTTAGGGCCTTGCTTAGAACCAGCTCCTCAAGCTACGATAAAGGAGTGAAACAGGTTCTAAGTCTTTTCTTATTCCTTCCTGCGTTCTCTTGGGCGGCGCCTCACCCGGCGACGAGCACGTCAGCTTTGACGTCTCCGGAAAAGGGTTATTATTTCTTGCATAAAGGCTTTACGTTAAAAACCGCAGGCACGGACTGGGTTCCGGTTGCGGGCTCTTCCGATCAAAGTCTTTTAGATACCGTTCGCTTTTCATCTAAAGGCAGCAAGAACGGAAGTCTCAGCATCCGCACGGATAAAGTAGCTAAGAATGCTTCTCTAGAGCTTTATACACGCAAATGGATGCGCGATTACCCAAGCTACGGCTTTGAGGTGATCTCTGCGAAGAACTTCACATTGAACGGCAGTCCCGCTTTGGTTGTCGATATGCTTTCCCGTGCAAAGAACAAACAGATCCGCCAAGTAATCCTCAAGAATGAAGACCGCGTGGCTATCATGACCTGCTTGGATGAAAAGTCGCGCTTCAGTGAAAGCTTGCAAAGCTGCAACCAGATCATGAAATCCTTTGCTTGGGTTGAAGAGGAAAAAGCCTCTGCCCCTGCCCCTCAAGAGTCTCCTAAAAAATAACCCC
This region of Bdellovibrio sp. 22V genomic DNA includes:
- a CDS encoding A/G-specific adenine glycosylase, coding for MTAKDDYKLDHKLLTQWYKKNQRALPWRENKDPYRIWLSEVMLQQTTVVAVIPYFEKFLKKFPTVHNLAKAPESEVLEAWAGLGYYSRARNLHKAAKALAENGFPQTAAELLELPGFGPYTSRAVASIAFGEKVGVLDGNVIRVLSRRYGLKLEWWNNKGRAQLQNISDDLSLLGQADVVNQALMELGATVCTPQKVMCLMCPWSGTCVAREKNLVEKLPLKKPRKESEVWVWKPLVAIKDQKVALVKNDYAPFLKGQMIFPGEISMEKNKPKAYDAKHNITHHDIFIQVSQKKSVTGKNIEWVKLSELKKVNPSSLLQKVLHKVEV
- the speB gene encoding agmatinase; this encodes MEYKPLSGREFPRFSAIKTFFRLPYVAVDADYDVGMFGIPYDGGVSYRPGARFAPSKVREVSSLGRGFHMTRAENFFEKLKVADIGDCPTVPIDQAQTYERIEKFVGEVLRNNKKFLAVGGDHSTTLPVLRALRKKYGKPLAFIHFDAHLDTYPAAWGQEYHHGAFARHAVEEGLVDPTKMVQIGIRGPLAGGDDLNFVNKHGIRVITVDEIRNQPINEFLRTLPVFDETPTYISYDIDNLDPSCAPGTGTPVPGGLTTYEVQRIFRALHIPNLVGGDVVELSPPFDHADITALAVMDALFEMLHLFKSK